Proteins found in one Candidatus Hydrogenedentota bacterium genomic segment:
- a CDS encoding carcinine hydrolase/isopenicillin-N N-acyltransferase family protein, producing the protein MCDTIVIIRDEAVWFAKNSDRDPNEAQCIEWHPRRAHSHGARLVCTWIEIPQVAETHAVAISRPFWMWGAEMGANEHGVVVGNEAVFTRQPYARTGLTGMDLVRLALERSSTAREACDTIVALIEAFGQGGGCGYENRAFTYHNSFMVADPRGAFVLETAGRKWAIEPVEHVRAISNGLTIPGFAEEHTDYLYTRTSRCRTRRARTERLAKACARLTDCFALLRDHGQDHAEPRYSPINGGMAAPCMHAGGILAASQTTSSWVAELRPSGARHWVTGTAAPCTGLFKPLCVGQPLDIGPLPGSSPDDSLWWRHERFHRAVMRDPARYRLMFAPERDAVESAWTATPPDPPFAWAEGDRLLAEWTEAIAEETITDRRPFWVRRYWARRSVF; encoded by the coding sequence ATGTGTGACACCATCGTAATCATCCGTGACGAAGCCGTTTGGTTCGCGAAAAATTCGGATCGCGATCCGAACGAGGCGCAATGCATCGAATGGCATCCGCGCCGCGCGCATTCCCATGGCGCCCGTCTGGTCTGTACTTGGATTGAAATCCCACAGGTTGCCGAAACGCACGCCGTTGCAATCAGCCGCCCGTTCTGGATGTGGGGCGCCGAGATGGGCGCGAATGAACACGGGGTCGTTGTCGGCAACGAGGCGGTTTTCACGCGTCAACCCTACGCCCGGACCGGCCTGACGGGCATGGACCTTGTGCGGCTCGCACTGGAACGTTCTTCAACCGCCCGCGAGGCGTGCGACACGATCGTGGCGCTGATCGAGGCATTCGGCCAAGGCGGCGGCTGCGGTTACGAGAACCGCGCGTTTACCTATCACAACAGTTTTATGGTTGCGGATCCGCGTGGCGCGTTCGTTCTGGAAACGGCCGGGCGCAAATGGGCCATCGAACCGGTCGAACATGTTCGCGCCATCTCAAATGGTTTGACGATCCCCGGTTTCGCGGAGGAACACACCGATTACCTCTACACACGCACGAGCCGGTGCCGTACGCGGCGCGCGCGCACGGAACGGCTGGCGAAGGCGTGTGCCCGTCTTACCGATTGTTTTGCGCTGTTGCGCGATCACGGGCAGGACCATGCAGAACCGCGCTATTCGCCGATCAACGGCGGCATGGCGGCCCCGTGTATGCACGCCGGCGGCATTCTCGCAGCGTCGCAAACCACCTCCTCCTGGGTGGCCGAACTGCGCCCCTCCGGCGCGCGCCACTGGGTTACGGGCACGGCCGCGCCCTGCACGGGCTTGTTCAAGCCCCTTTGCGTCGGGCAGCCGTTGGACATCGGCCCGCTTCCCGGTTCATCGCCGGACGATTCCCTCTGGTGGCGGCACGAACGTTTTCACCGCGCCGTCATGCGCGATCCGGCGCGATACCGCCTCATGTTCGCACCGGAACGCGACGCCGTCGAATCCGCATGGACGGCCACCCCGCCCGATCCGCCGTTTGCATGGGCCGAGGGGGATCGCCTGCTTGCGGAATGGACCGAAGCCATAGCCGAAGAAACCATTACCGACCGCCGGCCCTTCTGGGTTCGGCGTTACTGGGCCAGACGCAGTGTCTTTTAA
- a CDS encoding uracil-DNA glycosylase family protein, producing MAAADLRLEAVKQEARACRLCAGILPREPRPIFRACVSSRLLIVGQAPGLRVHETGIPWNDPSGDRLRAWMDVDRDVFYDESRIAIIPVGLCYPGRNPRGGDLPPRPECAPLWHPRLIEHLPRIQLTLLVGGYAHAYYLGLRRSRSVTETVRAWRNYLPRFFPLPHPSFRNNQWLKANPWFEAETIPSLRQSLHSLLARP from the coding sequence ATGGCCGCCGCGGATCTCCGGCTCGAAGCGGTCAAGCAGGAGGCGCGCGCCTGCCGTCTGTGCGCGGGAATCCTTCCACGGGAGCCGCGGCCCATTTTCCGCGCATGTGTCAGCAGCCGCCTGCTCATCGTCGGCCAGGCGCCGGGACTTCGCGTGCATGAAACGGGTATTCCCTGGAACGATCCGAGCGGTGACCGCCTGCGCGCATGGATGGACGTGGACCGCGATGTCTTTTACGACGAGTCGCGTATCGCGATCATTCCCGTGGGGCTGTGCTATCCCGGACGCAATCCGCGCGGCGGCGATTTGCCGCCGCGGCCGGAATGCGCGCCCCTGTGGCATCCGAGGCTGATCGAACACTTGCCCCGGATCCAACTGACGCTGCTGGTGGGCGGTTACGCCCATGCGTATTATCTTGGATTGCGCCGATCCCGATCGGTCACCGAAACCGTGCGGGCATGGCGAAACTATCTTCCCCGTTTTTTCCCACTGCCCCATCCGTCTTTTCGCAACAACCAATGGTTGAAGGCCAATCCATGGTTCGAGGCGGAAACGATTCCCTCTCTTCGACAATCCCTCCACTCGCTGCTTGCCCGGCCGTGA
- a CDS encoding metallophosphoesterase: MNFTRREFLGLAGLLGLSASASARILPIGGQSGPFQVAMVGDLHISDARSMALVCKAAGQIAATRDVRFVVVAGDLATDAKLSELNMAKEALRNLQVPCMAVPGNHDVEPRAARPFGNFENVFGPLHWVRDQNGWTFIGLNSCEGASSNVTIPSSELNWLRKRVKAIKSNRPIALILHHPLNPNTKAYRVKNADAVLDIFSGKNLKLAAAGHYHGNQVEEHNGVLFTTTACCSSTRGNFDNTTAKGYRLFTFDGDSVSGEFVEVAP, from the coding sequence ATGAACTTTACACGCCGTGAATTTTTGGGTCTTGCAGGTCTGTTGGGCTTGAGCGCAAGCGCAAGCGCGCGCATCCTGCCGATTGGCGGACAAAGCGGTCCCTTTCAGGTCGCCATGGTGGGCGACCTGCATATTTCGGACGCGCGCAGCATGGCGCTGGTCTGCAAGGCCGCTGGACAGATCGCCGCCACAAGGGATGTTCGCTTTGTCGTCGTGGCGGGCGACCTGGCCACGGACGCGAAACTCTCCGAACTGAACATGGCCAAGGAGGCGTTGAGGAATCTTCAAGTGCCCTGCATGGCCGTGCCGGGCAATCACGATGTCGAACCGCGCGCGGCGCGTCCCTTCGGCAATTTCGAAAATGTGTTCGGGCCTTTGCATTGGGTGCGCGATCAGAACGGCTGGACGTTCATCGGCCTGAATTCGTGCGAAGGCGCGTCGAGCAACGTGACCATTCCGTCGAGTGAACTGAACTGGCTCCGCAAGCGCGTGAAAGCAATCAAAAGCAACCGGCCCATCGCCTTGATTCTCCACCATCCCTTGAACCCGAACACCAAAGCCTACCGCGTCAAGAACGCGGACGCCGTTCTGGACATTTTTTCCGGTAAAAATCTGAAACTGGCCGCGGCGGGCCATTATCACGGGAATCAGGTCGAGGAACACAACGGCGTTTTATTCACGACAACCGCGTGCTGTTCGTCCACGCGCGGCAATTTCGACAACACAACCGCCAAGGGCTACCGCCTGTTCACATTCGATGGCGATTCGGTATCGGGCGAATTCGTCGAGGTGGCGCCGTAG
- a CDS encoding FAD-dependent oxidoreductase yields MIISRTIHWALASLAFAWASGVWGQHVMETARNIPVAHDVDVVVVGGTSGGVAAAVAAAGDGASVFLVSSRPYLGEDLCATWRLWLEPGEEPADELAQALFAEPPASMPLIGKGLKFTYETSIPSSGVHKDTNPPSRLADGTWRNAVQESVEYAGNVTITADVGSEQSIGRVCVVAFQRPRDFAVESVSVSVSTDKQQWREAATIVNDRSNQGEFVDTAIPLNASISVLARYVRFDVRAHPSAGRVLLGEIAIEPPGAVSTPPDGVRIPPTPMQIKRTLDEALIRAKVPYLHGCYVTDVLRDDDGRLAGIVMANRSGRQAIRAKVIVDATPRATVARLAGCAFEPYPEGPHAFTRMTIGAPPRDGLAARTLPTLLRTTTPAKDQPSEFPAVEYTLAFAMRDGSFASFAEAEQQARDMTWDPAQVGASESLFQIPPDPMHGRKRLDGAWPGVDKADLDAFRPNDTDRLYVLGGCADVSREAAKALLRPLAFLALGSRIGHAAAEEAKVSPVVRHARVPATKGKRSIAGSIQEVLTGIRSFDTGLDTIKCGPRPLPLLGSYDVVVVGGGTGGAPAGIAAARQGAKTLVVEYLHGLGGVGTLGLIGNYYFGYRGGFTNEVDRGVAAMDGLERAITSDWNVEWKMEWYRRELRKAGADIWFGSLCCGVLREGNRVTGVVVATPDGRGVVLAKAVIDATGNADVAAAAGAPCVVINADDIAVQGTGMPPREPGAHYTNTDYTMTDDSDVVDAWRTLVAARRKYKTAFDLAQIIDSRERRRIVGEFTISPLDIWNKRTYPDSIGYSESNFDTHGYTVHPFFALWPPDKERVSAYTPYRSLLPKGLDGILVIGLGISAHRDAMPILRMQPDIQNQGYAAGLAAAMAAKAGTGTRAIDIKALQKLLVEKGNLPASTLTDKDSYPFPHERIAAAVASLRNEYDGVAVVLAFPHEALPLLREAYKSAASDKDKLVYAHVLGMFGDATGAPSLVQAVAAAAWDKGWSFTGMGQFGGSVSRVDSLIIALGRTRKTEGLAPLLEKAVALNANSEFSHFRAIALALETLKDPKAAPVLAELLAKPGMSGFACLDIEAAGETAELANPNLDRDRSLRELILARALYRCGDHDGMGKRILEQYAADLRGHFARHAHAILSE; encoded by the coding sequence ATGATCATCTCGCGAACGATTCATTGGGCATTGGCAAGCCTTGCCTTCGCATGGGCAAGCGGCGTATGGGGACAACACGTTATGGAAACGGCGCGAAACATTCCGGTGGCGCATGATGTGGACGTGGTGGTCGTGGGCGGAACGTCCGGCGGCGTGGCGGCGGCTGTCGCGGCGGCCGGGGACGGCGCCAGCGTTTTTCTCGTATCGTCGCGCCCGTATCTCGGCGAAGACCTGTGCGCGACGTGGCGGCTTTGGCTCGAGCCGGGCGAGGAACCGGCGGACGAACTCGCGCAGGCTCTCTTCGCCGAACCACCCGCTTCGATGCCGCTGATCGGGAAGGGGCTGAAATTCACCTACGAGACGAGCATCCCATCCAGCGGAGTTCACAAGGACACCAACCCGCCGTCGCGCCTGGCCGACGGCACGTGGCGGAACGCCGTGCAGGAAAGCGTCGAGTATGCCGGTAATGTGACAATTACGGCGGATGTGGGCAGCGAGCAGTCCATCGGGCGTGTCTGCGTGGTGGCGTTCCAGCGTCCTCGTGATTTCGCCGTCGAATCGGTCTCCGTGTCGGTCAGCACGGACAAGCAACAATGGCGCGAGGCCGCGACCATCGTGAACGATCGGAGCAACCAGGGCGAATTCGTTGATACGGCCATACCGTTGAATGCTTCGATAAGCGTTCTGGCGCGCTACGTGCGTTTCGATGTCCGCGCGCATCCTTCCGCCGGGCGTGTCCTGCTGGGTGAAATCGCGATCGAACCGCCCGGCGCGGTGTCCACACCGCCGGACGGCGTCCGTATTCCACCGACGCCCATGCAAATCAAGCGTACCCTCGACGAGGCGTTGATTCGCGCCAAGGTTCCGTATCTTCACGGTTGCTATGTGACGGATGTCCTGCGCGACGACGACGGACGCTTGGCCGGCATTGTCATGGCGAACCGCTCGGGCCGGCAAGCCATACGCGCAAAAGTCATCGTTGACGCCACGCCGCGCGCGACCGTGGCCCGTCTTGCCGGATGCGCGTTCGAGCCGTATCCGGAGGGTCCCCATGCCTTCACGCGCATGACGATTGGCGCGCCCCCGCGCGACGGCCTTGCGGCCCGAACACTGCCCACGCTCCTGCGCACTACCACCCCCGCGAAGGATCAACCGTCGGAATTTCCGGCCGTCGAATACACACTGGCGTTTGCGATGCGCGACGGCTCGTTCGCGTCGTTCGCCGAAGCCGAACAACAGGCACGCGACATGACATGGGATCCCGCGCAGGTCGGCGCGTCGGAATCCTTGTTTCAGATACCGCCGGATCCGATGCACGGCCGGAAACGCCTTGACGGCGCATGGCCCGGAGTGGACAAGGCCGATCTCGATGCGTTCCGCCCCAATGACACGGATCGCCTCTACGTGCTCGGTGGATGCGCTGATGTGTCGCGTGAGGCCGCCAAGGCGTTACTGCGCCCGCTGGCGTTCCTTGCCCTCGGATCGCGTATCGGCCACGCCGCCGCCGAGGAGGCGAAAGTATCTCCCGTTGTCCGCCACGCCCGCGTGCCCGCAACAAAGGGAAAGCGATCCATCGCGGGCAGTATCCAGGAAGTGTTGACGGGCATTCGATCGTTCGACACCGGCCTCGACACGATCAAGTGCGGCCCGCGTCCGTTGCCCCTGCTGGGATCGTATGATGTCGTCGTGGTCGGCGGCGGCACCGGCGGCGCGCCCGCGGGCATTGCCGCCGCCCGTCAAGGCGCGAAGACGCTTGTCGTCGAATACCTTCACGGCCTCGGCGGCGTTGGCACGCTTGGACTCATCGGCAACTACTATTTCGGCTATCGCGGCGGATTCACGAACGAAGTGGACCGCGGCGTCGCCGCGATGGATGGTCTCGAACGCGCAATCACGTCCGACTGGAACGTCGAATGGAAGATGGAATGGTACCGCCGCGAACTCCGCAAGGCCGGCGCGGATATCTGGTTCGGATCGCTGTGTTGCGGGGTGCTGCGCGAGGGAAACCGCGTGACCGGCGTCGTCGTCGCCACGCCCGACGGACGAGGCGTCGTCCTTGCAAAAGCCGTGATTGACGCCACCGGCAACGCCGACGTGGCCGCGGCGGCGGGCGCGCCGTGCGTCGTTATCAATGCTGACGACATCGCCGTGCAAGGCACCGGCATGCCGCCGCGCGAACCCGGCGCGCACTACACAAACACGGACTACACGATGACGGACGATTCGGACGTCGTGGATGCGTGGCGGACCCTCGTCGCCGCGCGCCGGAAATACAAAACCGCATTCGACCTCGCCCAAATCATTGACTCGCGCGAACGCCGCCGCATCGTCGGCGAGTTCACCATCTCCCCGCTCGATATCTGGAACAAGCGCACCTACCCGGATTCGATCGGCTATTCGGAGAGCAATTTCGACACGCACGGCTACACGGTTCATCCCTTCTTCGCGCTGTGGCCGCCGGACAAGGAGCGCGTCTCGGCCTATACACCGTATCGCAGCCTGCTGCCGAAAGGACTCGACGGGATCCTCGTCATCGGTCTGGGCATCAGCGCCCACCGCGACGCCATGCCCATCCTGCGCATGCAGCCCGATATTCAAAACCAGGGTTACGCGGCGGGTCTCGCGGCGGCCATGGCCGCCAAGGCCGGAACCGGCACACGCGCCATTGACATCAAGGCCCTTCAGAAACTCCTCGTCGAAAAGGGCAACCTGCCCGCAAGCACGCTGACGGACAAGGATTCGTATCCGTTTCCGCATGAACGAATCGCCGCCGCCGTCGCCAGCCTGCGCAACGAGTACGACGGCGTCGCGGTCGTCCTGGCCTTTCCCCATGAAGCCTTGCCGCTCCTGCGCGAAGCGTACAAATCCGCCGCTTCGGACAAGGACAAACTTGTTTATGCGCATGTTCTCGGCATGTTCGGCGACGCCACCGGCGCGCCGTCGCTTGTCCAGGCCGTGGCCGCCGCCGCGTGGGACAAAGGCTGGTCGTTTACCGGCATGGGACAATTCGGCGGGAGCGTGAGCCGCGTTGACAGCCTCATCATCGCGCTCGGTCGCACACGCAAGACGGAAGGACTGGCGCCCCTGCTCGAAAAGGCCGTCGCATTGAACGCCAACAGCGAGTTTTCCCATTTCCGCGCCATCGCCTTGGCGCTCGAAACACTCAAAGATCCCAAGGCCGCGCCGGTGCTCGCCGAATTGCTCGCCAAGCCCGGCATGAGCGGTTTCGCCTGTCTGGACATTGAAGCCGCCGGTGAGACCGCCGAACTCGCCAATCCGAATCTCGACCGCGACCGATCGCTCCGCGAACTCATCCTCGCGCGCGCGCTCTACCGCTGCGGCGACCACGACGGCATGGGCAAACGCATTCTCGAACAATACGCCGCAGACCTGCGTGGCCATTTTGCCCGCCATGCCCACGCCATTTTGTCGGAATGA